In the Uranotaenia lowii strain MFRU-FL chromosome 1, ASM2978415v1, whole genome shotgun sequence genome, GATTAAGAAGCCAACGAAACCAAGTCGGTAGAGTGCGGTGGTCTTACTGTAGTAGTGTCTTTATGTCTGTGTCTGATCATCACTTATTACAAAACTGACGCATACCTTTCTCATATGCGTATTCCATGACTCGAACCGCTATTTCCTTCGAACACGTCTGAATGTGGGACAGAGGAGGGTAGAGTGATCCCCGCGATAGATCTTCTTCGGTTATAAGGTCAGCAACTGCTTTTGCAGCAACCAAGAACACTTCGTTTTTCACGTGATGCAGCCCAGATGCGATTATGCCTAGAGCAACGCCTGGAAAGATGTAAGCGTTGTTGCCCTGACCGGGGTGGAAAGTTTTCCCGGCGTATTGCACAGGTGGAAATGGTGAACCGGAAGCAAAGATACATCGGCCTTCAGTATTATCGTATGCTTGCTGTGCCGTACATTCGGCTTTTGATGTTGGATTGGAAAGTGCCATAATGATTGGTTTTTCGTTGTTAGCTGCCATGACTTTGAGGATTTCAGGCGTAAAGCCGCCACCTACCGTGGAGCATCCAATCAGTACTGACGGTTTAGCTTTTTCAATCACCTCAATTAAACTCTTGGAAGGTTCACTATCTCTCATATAAGGATTTTGCGGGTTTTTCACATTTGCATCTAGGCGTTCTTTGGTGAGCAAGCCGTTTTGATCAAACATCCAGATTTTTTCTCGTGCTTGTTCGGCTGTTGAACCTTGTTCTATCATAGCTGTCACTATCAGGTTAGCGATTCCGATGGCGGCTCCCCCAGCTCCAAAGAAAACGAAGCAATGATCGGTCATTTTCTTATGAACGAGTCTTTCAGCAGCGTAAAGCCCCGCAACAACAGTTGCAGCCGTGCCCTGGATATCGTCATTAAACGTGCAATACCTGTCTTTGTACCTATCAAGAATGTCAAAGGCGTTAATTATGCCGAAATCCTCAAACTGAATCAACGTTTCTCGGCCATATCGCTTGACGGCAGCTTCCATAAACTCATCTAGCAGTTCGTAATATTGGTCACCTCTGATACGCTTTTGTTTCAAACCTATATAATAGGGATCATTCAACAACTTCTCATTGTTGGTTCCTACATCGATGGTAATAGGTAGACAAAGATGAGGTTTGACACCCGCAAGAGCAGTATACAAAGTCAACTTTCCAACCGATATCCCCATACCGGAAGCTCCTAAATCTCCCAATCCTAGGATACGTTCGCCATCCGTCACGCATATAGCCTTGACGATCGGCTCAGGCCAGTTCTTCATCAACTCGAAAATGTGACCCCGATCATGATAGGTTACGAACAGTCCACGTGGTCTTCGATAGATCAGACCAAATTTTTGACAGGCTAACCCAACTGTCGGGGTGTACACGATTGGCAGCATCTTTTCGATATCTTCGGtgattagtttgaaaaacaactTTTCGTTTCGATCGTGCAGGTCCATTAAGAAGGTGTATTTTGccaaatcgtttttcaaatCACCTAGGGCAATCTTAAGCAGTTCCATTTGTTCTTGCTGCGTTTTCACTCGTGGCGGTAGTAATCCATGAAAGCCTAAGGCCTGTCGTTCTTTTAGCGTGAATCCAGTCCCCTTGTTAAGTCGGGGGCTCCGGAGATAATCCAAACCTTTAACTTCTCCGGTCATCACCAACTCTCCACCGACTTCGTGGATTCTGGCGATCATGGTTTTCAAAACGCTTGGAGGTCTGTGGAAAAaaggaacattttcaaacaagctCGAGTTTGGCTAAGAAATTTTTTCTtgccttaaaattttaaaaatcttcattgtttgtcaaattttccacCAACTGCGTAGATGAAGCAGAATCGTTTCTCCAAGCACACTGCGATTGGATGGAATTTAAATCTCAACAATTCCGCTGGAGGCTGTGATACAACAACGATAAAATCAAAGATCGAAAAATCGTCTCAACAAACAGTCACAGTGTATTCTCATAACATTGATGATCGAATTGCGGTTACATTGGCTTCTTAAAGATGGATGGTAgtaatttctaaattaatttttcttaactcGCATGATGGAGAACAAACCGATATTCACAAGGAACATTACGATGGGTTGATTAGAttctaaaataataaattattactTGTTTAATTTGTATCTTGCTTTTACAACTACTGCTGTGCTAACGGATCTGGTTCAAGGAGCTGTTAACTCTAGTGTACCAAGATAATCGATGTTGTTCAAGCAAATCATTGATTTATTTGTGtctgagataaaaaaaactgcatcgcAAGGTATTTACCAAGTGATATATTTTTGACacactttcgtttttttttacgatgAAAATCGAAAACGGGTTTGGCAGACCCACCAGTGGTGC is a window encoding:
- the LOC129744034 gene encoding NADP-dependent malic enzyme-like; the encoded protein is MKIFKILRPPSVLKTMIARIHEVGGELVMTGEVKGLDYLRSPRLNKGTGFTLKERQALGFHGLLPPRVKTQQEQMELLKIALGDLKNDLAKYTFLMDLHDRNEKLFFKLITEDIEKMLPIVYTPTVGLACQKFGLIYRRPRGLFVTYHDRGHIFELMKNWPEPIVKAICVTDGERILGLGDLGASGMGISVGKLTLYTALAGVKPHLCLPITIDVGTNNEKLLNDPYYIGLKQKRIRGDQYYELLDEFMEAAVKRYGRETLIQFEDFGIINAFDILDRYKDRYCTFNDDIQGTAATVVAGLYAAERLVHKKMTDHCFVFFGAGGAAIGIANLIVTAMIEQGSTAEQAREKIWMFDQNGLLTKERLDANVKNPQNPYMRDSEPSKSLIEVIEKAKPSVLIGCSTVGGGFTPEILKVMAANNEKPIIMALSNPTSKAECTAQQAYDNTEGRCIFASGSPFPPVQYAGKTFHPGQGNNAYIFPGVALGIIASGLHHVKNEVFLVAAKAVADLITEEDLSRGSLYPPLSHIQTCSKEIAVRVMEYAYEKGQASTYPEPQDKYCYIRSHQYDCDYKNALREHWDYPNEDCPVSILEPKKKYNHKPPCPCF